A single window of Anopheles moucheti chromosome 2, idAnoMoucSN_F20_07, whole genome shotgun sequence DNA harbors:
- the LOC128299186 gene encoding uncharacterized protein LOC128299186, giving the protein MATKEKKILQQLTRTYNDRASIIQGFVNFITKYDALVHSVEIETRLQGLEDAKLAFEVARDKLLVENDDCDSEQLRIDRELFYQQYYQVKGFLNNKMAEENITRLDTSVRFGENSTLSQTLHGASRVRLPKMELPTFSGEITQWLTYKDRFTSMVHDVADLSDVLKLQYLLASLKGEAAQQFDHVQLIDGNYASTWKALTDRYDNSKVTRREYFKALVHLEPMTSDSVSELTRVVNEIKRLVRGMERLKEPITHWDTPLVALTMLKLDKQQLLEWERASADATEDKYKMMIEFLEKQTKMFNNVSSHSIRVITTKSVNYLERHLGVSVSREVHKRSQWHVRQKLEEKIWLGVHYLNGNSHGIHQEGRLTRGKEQVTMINAMARGDSKKGMVWLSTVQVLISNSWGVEVPVRALLDQGSQCNFISEAVAQQLRLKKRRVQRPLSGVGAAVFNVETLVSVDVKSRNSSYAACLECLVLPKVTARFPAQYIDIKGWKIPEDLPLADPGFNQPEKIDLLIGAEIFGELLQQGQLRLTPHLPMLLETKLGLVISGREVCKGSIESSVTLANCVLSEENLNAAMEQLVMLENIPEERVQSSEEEAMEQWYLHTTTREKTGRYVVELPKIPQYEERLGDSMQGAVKRFASIERRLARDNRLKEQYSEFMEEYLRLGHMTEVSSAEKEHMEGSRYYLPHHAVLKQASTTTKCRVVFDASHKTSTGTSLNDILLNGPQLQDDIVSILLRFRMRRIGVVADVEKMYRQVLVSPADRNLQCILWRKEGSENVSTFQLNTITYGTACAPYLAIRTLRKIFEDHEESHPKAMCWYNDFYVDDLLSGADTEEEVQQIRSQLVEMLGSAGFRIRKWASNAANALKDVPKEDLAVSEEVNIEGAGVGTLGLVWKPNLDVFSIRVPVIDTSKPITKRNVLSNLAKMYDPLGFLDPIKMKGKLLMQTLWTLKEPNGRTWSWDAELPEKIQSEYSVFSGKLNLLDGIVVPRYPKLGTNWQYHIFCDASERGYGACVYIRSGSVTKGFNISLIISKSKVAPLSKKLVIARSFQVDRSFQLVLPGGPQALNIVQETSNRMED; this is encoded by the exons atggcgaccaaggaaaaaaagattctGCAACAGCTAACGCGTACTTACAACGATCGAGCGAGTATTATACAAGGTTTCGTTAATTTCATCACGAAGTACGATGCATTAGTGCATAGTGTAGAAATAGAGACACGGTTACAAGGTTTAGAAGATGCAAAGTTGGCGTTTGAAGTGGCTCGAGATAAGCTTCTGGTCGAGAATGATGATTGTGATTCGGAGCAATTGCGAATTGATCGTGAGTTATTCTACCAGCAGTACTACCAAGTGAAGGGTTTTttgaacaacaaaatggcCGAGGAGAATATTACACGTCTGGACACGAGTGTCCGATTCGGTGAGAACAGTACCTTGTCGCAAACTTTACACGGAGCGTCGCGAGTGAGATTGCCAAAGATGGAATTACCGACATTCAGTGGTGAAATAACGCAATGGCTCACTTACAAAGACAGGTTTACATCGATGGTGCATGATGTCGCCGATTTGTCTGACGTGTTAAAGCTCCAGTATTTGTTAGCGTCACTGAAGGGGGAAGCAGCGCAGCAGTTTGACCATGTGCAGTTGATCGACGGCAATTATGCCAGCACATGGAAGGCCCTAACGGATCGCTATGATAATTCCAAGGTGACCAGGCGAGAGTACTTCAAGGCGTTAGTGCACCTGGAGCCGATGACGTCGGATAGCGTATCAGAGCTTACGCGTGTTGTTAACGAGATCAAGCGTCTGGTTAGAGGAATGGAACGTCTTAAGGAACCAATCACTCACTGGGATACACCACTGGTCGCATTGACCATGCTGAAGCTGGATAAGCAGCAGTTGCTGGAGTGGGAGAGGGCGTCAGCCGATGCGACGGAAGACAAGTACAAGATGATGATAGAATTCCTCGAGAAGCAGACGAAGATGTTCAACAACGTTTCGAGTCATAGTATCAGAGTTATCACCACGAAATCG GTAAACTATCTGGAAAGGCACTTGGGCGTATCAGTCAGCCGAGAGGTTCACAAGCGGTCGCAATGGCATGTACGGCAGAAGCTCGAGGAGAAAATATGGCTAGGTGTTCACTAT CTGAACGGTAATAGCCACGGTATCCATCAAGAAGGTCGATTGACAAGGGGCAAGGAGCAAGTCACCATGATCAATGCCATGGCCCGAGGTGATTCCAAGAAAGGTATGGTGTGGCTGTCTACAGTGCAAGTACTAATTAGTAACTCCTGGGGAGTAGAAGTTCCTGTAAGAGCACTGCTCGACCAAGGTTCGCAGTGTAACTTCATCTCGGAAGCAGTGGCGCAACAGTTAAGGCTGAAGAAAAGGCGGGTGCAGAGACCACTTTCTGGTGTTGGAGCGGCAGTGTTCAACGTGGAAACCTTGGTGTCGGTAGACGTTAAATCTCGTAACTCATCGTATGCAGCGTGTTTGGAGTGTTTGGTGCTTCCGAAGGTTACGGCGAGATTCCCAGCGCAATACATCGATATCAAAGGGTGGAAAATTCCAGAAGACTTGCCGCTAGCAGATCCAGGGTTCAACCAGCCAGAGAAGATAGACCTACTGATTGGTGCAGAAATATTCGGAGAGTTGTTACAACAAGGACAACTAAGATTGACACCACATCTACCCATGCTTTTAGAAACGAAACTTGGCTTGGTAATTAGTGGACGTGAAGTATGTAAGGGTTCCATCGAGTCTTCGGTTACACTAGCTAATTGCGTATTATCGGAAGAAAATCTAAATGCAGCCATGGAACAACTAGTAATGCTCGAAAACATACCGGAGGAAAGAGTTCAGTCCAGCGAAGAGGAAGCTATGGAACAGTGGTATCTACACACGACCACACGAGAGAAAACTGGACGTTATGTAGTCGAACTCCCCAAGATACCTCAGTACGAGGAAAGGCTAGGTGATTCCATGCAAGGTGCCGTAAAACGATTTGCATCAATAGAAAGGCGTTTGGCACGAGACAACAGACTCAAGGAGCAATATAGCGAGTTCATGGAAGAATACCTTCGACTGGGTCACATGACCGAAGTTTCATCCGCTGAAAAGGAGCATATGGAGGGAAGTCGTTATTATCTACCTCATCATGCGGTGTTGAAACAAGCGAGCACAACTACAAAGTGCCGCGTGGTATTTGATGCCTCGCATAAGACCAGCACGGGAACATCATTGAATGACATCCTTCTTAACGGTCCGCAGCTACAAGATGATATTGTATCAATTCTTCTTCGTTTTAGGATGAGAAGAATAGGGGTTGTTGCCGATGTGGAAAAAATGTACAGGCAGGTTCTAGTGTCACCGGCAGACAGAAATCTACAATGCATCCTCTGGCGCAAAGAAGGGTCGGAAAACGTCTCAACTTTCCAATTGAACACCATAACGTACGGAACGGCCTGCGCTCCTTATTTGGCCATTCGAACATTGCGGAAAATATTCGAAGATCACGAAGAAAGCCATCCGAAGGCTATGTGTTGGTACAACGACTTTTACGTCGACGATCTTCTTAGTGGTGCTGatacagaagaagaagttcAACAGATTCGGAGTCAGCTGGTTGAGATGCTTGGTAGCGCTGGCTTCAGAATTCGAAAATGGGCTTCGAATGCGGCAAATGCCTTGAAAGATGTTCCGAAAGAAGACCTAGCTGTGAGCGAAGAAGTGAATATTGAAGGAGCAGGTGTTGGCACGTTAGGACTGGTGTGGAAGCCAAACCTCGATGTCTTCAGCATTCGGGTACCGGTTATAGATACATCCAAGCCGATTACGAAACGGAACGTGCTGAGCAACCTGGCCAAGATGTATGATCCTCTTGGATTTTTAGATCCGATCAAGATGAAAGGGAAACTACTGATGCAAACCCTATGGACACTGAAGGAGCCTAATGGAAGAACGTGGTCGTGGGATGCAGAACTACCAGAGAAGATCCAATCAGAGTACAGTGTATTCTCCGGCAAGTTGAACCTGTTGGATGGCATTGTCGTTCCACGGTACCCGAAGTTGGGCACCAATTGGCAATATCACATTTTTTGTGATGCTTCCGAGCGAGGCTACGGTGCGTGTGTCTACATTCGAAGCGGCTCAGTTACGAAAGGATTCAATATCAGTTTGATCATATCAAAGTCGAAGGTGGCACCGTTATCGAAAAAACTGGTGATCGCGAG AAGCTTTCAGGTTGACAGAAGCTTTCAACTAGTATTACCCGGTGGTCCACAGGCACTGAACATTGTGCAAGAAACGTCAAATCGTATGGAAGATTAG